GACGGGAACGGCACAAAAAATAATGATGCTTGAGGGATGAAAATAACATGGGCGTTAGGGTCTTTGGGTAATTCTTGAGCGATTGGTTGAATGAGAATTTCATGGAGTTGCTGTAGGGGTTTTTTCCAAAGACGAGTGTTAGTGCCAAGAATACTTTTAACTAAATTTGCCAAACTGGTGTTTTGTTTTTGCCACAATGGTTTAAGGTCTTGGCGATGAAATTTTACTTCACCGTTAGGTTTGATTACCCAAGTATAAAGTTCTGATTCTTGGCTTTTTAGTTTACCTTCTACTTTAAATTCATCGTCAATAATTGAGTACTGCACCAAGGTAGAGTTCTGCTGTTTGGCAATTTGTTTCATCTCGGCTATTGTTGGTGCGGAGAGCGATTTCATCTGGCTGTTGTCTTTATTCAAGCGAGATGATAGTAACTCCACAAAAGCCCTAGCACGACCGCGTTCTGATATTTCTAAAGCTGCATCGCTTTTATTTTGAGCTATGAGAACTTGTTGTAAAGTATTGTAGATATCTCTTTGCGTTTCAAAAATTGAGACTTTATTTGGATCAGCTAATCTTTTATCTCGCAGAGATTCATAAACCTGAATTCCCCTATACAGCGTTTTCTCTGCGGCGGCGAGATTACCAGATTTGTAGAGAGTAAGTCCTAGATTGTTTAAACCTAGACCCTCACCAAGACGGTCTTTGATTTCACGGGCGATCGCTAAGTGTTGCTGTTGGGATTCAATTGCTTTTGGGTAGTCTCCTAAAGACTGGTAAGCAAGACCGAGATTTCCTAGTGCATTACCCTCACCCAAACGGTCTTGGATTTTACGGGCGATCTTTAAACTCTGCTGCTGGTAGTATATGGCTGTGGCGTAGTTTCCTCGTGAATAGTAAGCATTGCCAAGATTCCCCAGTGCTGCACCCTCGCCTTCACGATCTTTGATTTCACGAGCGATCTCTAATCTCTGCTGCTGGTATTCAATGGCTTTGGGGTAATCTCCCAAAGACTGGTAAGCATTGCCTAGATTCCCCAGTGCATGACTCTCACCCAAACGGTCTTGGATTTCTTTTTTGATCTTTAAACTCTGCCGCTGGTAGTCAATGGCTTTGGGGTAATCTCCTAAAGAATCGTAAGCAAGACCGAGATTCCCCAGTGATTGTCCCTCACCCAAACGGTCTTTGATTTCACGGGCGATCTCTAAACTCTGCTGCTGGTAGTCAATGGCTTTGGCGTATTCTCCCAAAGCCCAGTAAGCAAGACCGAGATTCCCCAGTAATTGTTCTTCACCCAAACGGTCTTTAATTTCACGGATGATCGCTAAACTCTGCTGCTGGTAGTCAATGGCTTTGGCGTATTCTCCTAAAGAATAGTAAACATTACCGAGATTCCCCAGTGCTGCACCCTCACCTTTACGGTCTTTAATTTCACGGGCGATCACTAAGTGTTGCTGTTGGTATTCAATGGCTTTGGGGTAGTCTCCCAAAGTCTGGTAAGCAACACCGAGATTCCCCAGAGCTTTACCCTCACCCTTAAGGTCTTTTATCTCTCGGTAAATAACTAGTGCTTGTTTCCAAGATTTTAATGCTGCTTCAATTTGACTGATTTGAAATTGCTGGCGACCTTGCTGTAACAGTTCATCTGCTTGGGCTTTGCGTGGGTCTGGGGTTTGTGCTGAAGCGACTAAGTTGGAGTTGAGGAGAAAGTTGAGTTTGGGTAAATCTAAGTTGATGCTGAGGGTTGCAGTCAGCAAGGCGATAAGGGCATATTTGCAGAGTTTGAAGTGCATCGCGGTGAGTCGTGGCCAGGGTTAAAGTTTATTTTAATACCACCACAGATTGCCAAAATTAGCCTGAGATTAAAATTCTATTTCCTAAATCCGGGATATGGCAAAGTGCTGAGTGAGTCTTTAAAAGGATGTTTTAAAAGTCCTATTGTTGGTAGCCAAACATTTTAGATCCCCCTAAATCCCCCTTAAAAAGGGGAGCCACTGCGTTGGGCGGGTTTCCCGACTTGAAGCAAGTGGCGTGGACTTTGAAGCATTTCCCCCCTTAAAAAGGGGGGTTAGGGGGGATCAAGAAGTGCTAATAATCACAACCAACCACTTTTCAAACACCCTCTAAGACTCATTCACGAGTATCAAAGACTCATTAATGGAGTTTCAAGACTCATTCACGAGTATCAAAGGCTCATTAATGAAGTTCCAAGACTCATTCACGAATATCAAAGGCTCATTAATGGAGTTTCAAGACTCATTCACAAATATCAAAAGCTCATTAATGGAGTTCCAAGACTCATTCACGAATATCAAAGACTTATTAATGAAGTTCTAATACTCGTTCACAGGGATCAGAGTGATTCGCATCATGGATAATTGTTTGTGCGATCGCAAATTTTGAGTAACCCCAGAAATACCCACACATCTTGCACTTATAGTATGGCAGAAAACTAATTACTCCCATTCTTGAAATTCATTGCTGGTGTTGCGAAGTAAGCTATTAATTTGGGTGCGGTGAGTTTCAAAGTTGGCAGCGATATAAATTAGTAAAATACCCAGTAGTAGCCCAATTACCCATTTTAAAAACGGGTAATTTAAGCTAAAAATTACTAATTGATAAATGCTAGTAATTAAAAAAGTAGCTGTCCCAACATAGAGAAAAGCGCGAATTCGCAAAGCTAATCCGGCAAAAATAGCAATGAGGCTGAAACTTCCGGGAATAAAAACTCTATTTTGATGAAATAACAGCGCCCATCCACAAATGAAACTCATACCTATAAGCCGTAAAATGTGACGAGATGATTTATATTCAGGTAGTTTTAGCTGTGGATCAATTTGGGCAATGTACAACAGTGATAATCCACTGGCGGTGAAATACCACAAAGCATCAGTGAGATTTAATTGGTATAACCATTTAAATAATGCCCAATCAATTAAGGCGACGCTAATATATGTCACCCGGATATTCTCACTCACCTTGGCTAAGATGATGTAAAAAGCAGCTACTATTAATAGGGTAATTGGGTAAATTGCTAGTCTGGTTTCCCATAAAATGATTAGTGGCAGAATGTATGCAGCAAGTTGCCAAGGTCTTTTTGACCAACCCCAATTTTCCCAGGGTAAGCTGTATAAAAAGTAGGCTATTAAACAAGCGATCGCCCCATTCCAAGGTACTAACGGCCCAGCTATCCACTGTCCTACGGCGGTTTCTCGCCAATAAACCCGCATACCCAATACTTGTAATAAGCCGAGGTAAACCCACATCTCTTCTGTAGTAATTCTGCCGAAAACACGCGGCGAATTGGTCGTACCTCGTCCTTGGAAGATGGCATACATAATTAATAATGCTCCTGTACCCAAGCCTACAAGGCGGTTACTGTGAATTGGCTGGGGAATGGCAAGGGTTAATAATACACTACTCCAAGCCCAGTGGAGATGGGCGATACCTTGGATTTCTTGGCGGCTGAGGCGTAAGTATTGGCTCAACCAAGGTGATAGTCGGCTGTAAACAAGCATGATGCTTGTACCTAATGTTGACATGGCAATTAAGCCATCACCTAATGCACCCCCTCTAGCTTGGGACATTTGATAGAACAATAGTTCATAAGCAGAAATTGATACGCCAATAATGCCGAAGTACAGCAGAGGTTTGAAATCTGGGTGTCGTCTACCTACACCTATGACAATTAATGCGACACCCAAGGTAAATAAACCTGTCCACTCAGTAAAAGTAGTTAAACGCAGTAAAACACTAAATGCGCCATAGACTAAGGGCAAAATATGTAAACTGCTGGGAAGTTTTTCTGGGTGATATTTTCGTCGCCACCATTCGCCAAACAGTTGGGTGAATAAACCTAAAACGATATTAGCGATCGCCACTCTAATTGTCGAACGTTCCCCAAAGGCTAATACTTCGGCGATGAATAATTCCACACACCAACCAATAGCGTAAAATGCCCAATTTGTTGGTTCTCGCCAACTACGATAAGCAATGGCGACTAAAGTAATTGCACTGGCAACTAAATACCAAACTCCTGGGGTGACGGTTGCTTGATAAACTAAGACTGAGTGTAGTGTCAGGGTTGATAGTACAGTACAACATAAAGCGATCGCCCATTTATCACTAGCTTCTGCATAGATAGCGGCTAATTCATGGTTGCGTTGTTGCAATACTTTCCGCATTAACCATAAACTCAAAGTGGCGATCTCACCAACGACTAACCAACCTGCAACAGCGAGACGAGGTAAGCCTGGTATCCCTTCCCACAACAGCGCTGCGACAAAACTCAGTCCTAAACCGATGGTAAAGGCGGCAGATCCTTCATTTCTTAAATAGCGGGTATTGAGATACATTACACCCGTACCCACCGCCAAACCAATAAATCTAGTTTCTGGTAGAAGTATAGTTAAAAACTGCACTGCAAACACAGCCAACCCACTCAATAAAGCCCTGATGGTGCGGGGTTTGCCTGTGGTGCGACTCGCTAAAAAAGTCAAAGATAAGGGTGTAATTAACCAAATTACGCCCCAATATTGTTTATTAACAGTGGCATCAAAAAATAAACTAAAACTGACGATGGATAATACTAACCCGAAATGCCATGCACTACTTTGCCAGCCACCATTGCCGAGACTAAATCCCCATTCTGCTACCATCACAATGGATATAACAGTTGCCCAGAGATAATGGGGGAGAGTGGGGAAAAACCAGTCTATTACCGAGAAAAGTGCCAGTAACCCGATGAAGTGAGTTAGGTAGATTAAAGGCGTGGAAGATGGCGAACGGCGTTTGGTAACAACAATTAAGGTAATGGTAGAAAAAACTAGATTTAGCGATCGCAAAGTAGGATTAATTGTGGCGATGGTCGTTAAACTAGTGCCAAATAATAGTGCGAGTGCTTCGCCAAAATTCGCCAAATCTCGTTTCTCGGCGTGACGCAAGCGATCGCTCAACCATACCATAAAGATTAAATAAGGAAATAATGCCACACTCAGCAACGCCCAAGGTTCATTTTGCGCTTGCGTGAGATTTGTGGCAATTGCGATCGTCCATTGTCGCGTTCCTGGTGGTACTAATCGCCAACCCAGCCAAATTGACTGTAAGCCGATCAAGAAAAGCGCCGCTAAATCAACCTGAAGACTATATCTTTGCAAACGCTGACTGACATACCACAAAGCCAAACCACTCACAGCCAAAGCTTGCCCTGGATAATCTGCTACGGCGACAGCCCAACCAAAGAATAGTAAAATACCACCCAAGAGTTCCCAAAAAGTATTGAGTGCTGGGTGCTGAGTATTAGATACCTCTGCCCCCTGCCTCCTGCCTCCTGCCTCCTGCACCAACCAAGTAATTAACCAACCGCAGACACCAATGGCTAAACCCAGTTGCGTAACATTTACCCCAGCAACAAAAACTGCTCGTGACAGCAGTACTATCAACGCATAAACAATAACAGTAGCAAATAAACCCAGTTGATTTTCGGTGTTGATGCGTTGTTGGCGACGAATGTGATAGACAGTCAGTAGAGTTGTGCCAATCATCGCTGTATATACAGCAATTAAAGGAAAAACGTTGATTTTCCAACCCCAATGTAAATAACTCAGCGCCAGAATATTGATGAGTGGTAACTTGCTGATGGGGGAGTTGGGAAAAACTGTACGATTTTTGCAGAGTAAAACTGTAATGAAGGTTAGGGTAGGCGCAGCGATCGCAACTGTCAACCAATTAAGAGGATTGTGCCACAACCCGAAGCTATCCATTGCCCAAAAATTTACAGGCACGAGAAATAAGGTGACAATCAACAATGTCTGAGTTGTTAATCTCAGATTCTCTTGTCTACCAGTCCAAAAGCTTAAACCCCAAAAAGTTAAAGTATAGGCAAA
This window of the Nostoc sp. HK-01 genome carries:
- a CDS encoding TPR repeat-containing protein, with protein sequence MHFKLCKYALIALLTATLSINLDLPKLNFLLNSNLVASAQTPDPRKAQADELLQQGRQQFQISQIEAALKSWKQALVIYREIKDLKGEGKALGNLGVAYQTLGDYPKAIEYQQQHLVIAREIKDRKGEGAALGNLGNVYYSLGEYAKAIDYQQQSLAIIREIKDRLGEEQLLGNLGLAYWALGEYAKAIDYQQQSLEIAREIKDRLGEGQSLGNLGLAYDSLGDYPKAIDYQRQSLKIKKEIQDRLGESHALGNLGNAYQSLGDYPKAIEYQQQRLEIAREIKDREGEGAALGNLGNAYYSRGNYATAIYYQQQSLKIARKIQDRLGEGNALGNLGLAYQSLGDYPKAIESQQQHLAIAREIKDRLGEGLGLNNLGLTLYKSGNLAAAEKTLYRGIQVYESLRDKRLADPNKVSIFETQRDIYNTLQQVLIAQNKSDAALEISERGRARAFVELLSSRLNKDNSQMKSLSAPTIAEMKQIAKQQNSTLVQYSIIDDEFKVEGKLKSQESELYTWVIKPNGEVKFHRQDLKPLWQKQNTSLANLVKSILGTNTRLWKKPLQQLHEILIQPIAQELPKDPNAHVIFIPQASLFFVPFPSLKDADNKYLIEKHTILTAPSIQVLDLTHKQRIQTRNTSNQNALVVGNPIMPRVAYKPGDKPEQLEDLPHAEIEAKEIARLLNTKAIIGKDATKNQILKLLPKARIIHLATHGWADDTRGLGSWIALAPNPKNQQETGNGLLTAEEILDLKLQAELFVISACQTGRGRITGDGVIGLSRSIISAGVSSVLVSLWVIPDEDSQLLMREFYQHLQKNPDKAQALRQAMLTRIKENSLPVNWAAFTLIGEA